In one Pseudanabaenaceae cyanobacterium SKYG29 genomic region, the following are encoded:
- a CDS encoding single-stranded DNA-binding protein → MINRVHLVGRAGKDPEITFFESGNCVSKFTLAVNRRTSNRDEQPDWFDIEIWGKRAEVAANYVKKGHLVGIVGSLKFDRWKDKTTGEDRSRPVVLVDELELLTSKKEAEAMATGGNDF, encoded by the coding sequence ATGATCAATAGAGTCCACCTAGTAGGGCGAGCTGGCAAAGACCCTGAGATTACCTTTTTTGAGTCGGGTAACTGTGTCTCCAAATTCACTTTGGCTGTTAATCGGCGTACCAGTAACCGTGATGAGCAACCCGACTGGTTCGATATAGAAATATGGGGAAAAAGAGCAGAGGTAGCAGCCAATTACGTGAAAAAGGGACACCTGGTGGGGATTGTAGGCTCTTTGAAATTCGATCGGTGGAAAGACAAAACCACAGGGGAAGACCGCTCCCGTCCAGTAGTGCTGGTAGATGAGCTGGAACTCCTGACTTCCAAAAAAGAAGCGGAAGCTATGGCAACAGGAGGAAATGACTTTTAA
- a CDS encoding glycosyltransferase yields the protein MEGLESIFVLVGFLTVFNGLVALWLLLYGLNSLFLTLMNKPAPRSTTSLPPEELPVVTVQLPIYNERYVVQRLVDAVCQLDYPRDRLFIQVLDDSTDDTRTILQTIVAEYQAKGHWISYTHRSHREGFKAGALQAGLTAAQGEFIAMFDADFVPEPSWLKETISHFFNYPAADRIGVVQTRWGHLNPNYSLLTKLQAVCLDGHFMVEQQSRSVNNWLLNFNGTAGIWRKEAILSSGGWQGDTLAEDTDLSYRAQLQGWRILFDRTIVAPAELPVAMAAFKLQQFRWAKGTIQCAKKLLPQVWSHPQLSYLAKIQATIHLTGYATQLFALGALLLAIPTMLLLPQDVPTLKESVMSFWGFITPAALGPTILYLAGQRAIYPKSWWQHIDRVFLLSLLGTGLSLNNSRAVLEGLFNYGVHFRRTPKFNIKTTADRWQDKVYKLPFDPMALGELALCVYGLIAMVVAWRESFFTSLPYLLMYTIGYGYVGGLTLWQAWQQQGRQ from the coding sequence TTGGAAGGGTTAGAGAGTATTTTCGTCCTAGTCGGTTTTTTGACGGTATTTAATGGCTTAGTCGCCCTGTGGCTGCTTCTCTATGGGCTAAATTCCCTCTTTTTGACTTTGATGAATAAGCCTGCTCCCCGTTCGACCACATCTCTGCCACCAGAGGAATTGCCTGTCGTGACAGTACAGTTACCAATCTACAACGAACGGTATGTAGTGCAACGCCTGGTGGATGCGGTCTGTCAGTTGGATTACCCACGGGATCGGTTGTTTATTCAGGTTTTGGATGACTCTACGGACGATACACGCACAATTTTGCAGACGATCGTGGCGGAATATCAGGCTAAAGGACACTGGATTAGCTATACCCACCGCTCCCATCGCGAGGGGTTCAAGGCAGGGGCATTACAGGCAGGTCTAACCGCTGCTCAAGGGGAATTTATTGCTATGTTTGATGCCGATTTTGTGCCTGAACCGAGCTGGTTAAAGGAGACTATCAGTCACTTTTTTAACTATCCTGCTGCCGATCGCATTGGTGTGGTGCAAACGCGCTGGGGACATCTCAACCCCAATTATTCCCTCTTGACCAAACTGCAGGCGGTTTGTCTGGATGGGCATTTTATGGTAGAGCAACAGTCCCGATCGGTCAACAACTGGCTGTTGAATTTCAACGGCACGGCGGGGATTTGGCGCAAAGAAGCAATTTTAAGTAGTGGGGGCTGGCAGGGGGACACTTTGGCAGAGGATACGGATTTGAGTTATCGGGCGCAGTTGCAGGGCTGGCGGATTTTGTTCGACCGCACGATCGTGGCTCCCGCTGAACTACCTGTGGCAATGGCAGCCTTTAAGTTACAACAGTTTCGCTGGGCTAAGGGAACTATCCAATGTGCCAAGAAATTATTGCCCCAGGTGTGGTCCCATCCCCAACTATCCTATCTGGCAAAAATTCAGGCGACTATTCATCTCACGGGCTATGCTACTCAGTTATTTGCTCTGGGGGCACTGTTGCTGGCAATTCCCACTATGCTACTTTTGCCCCAAGATGTTCCCACCCTTAAGGAATCAGTGATGAGTTTTTGGGGCTTTATTACGCCAGCGGCTCTGGGACCAACTATCCTCTACCTAGCAGGACAGAGGGCAATCTATCCTAAAAGTTGGTGGCAGCATATTGATCGGGTGTTTCTCCTCTCTCTGTTGGGGACAGGGCTATCCCTGAATAATAGCCGAGCGGTCTTGGAAGGTTTGTTTAACTACGGTGTCCATTTTCGTCGTACACCTAAGTTCAATATCAAAACTACGGCTGATCGCTGGCAAGATAAAGTGTATAAGCTACCCTTTGACCCCATGGCTTTGGGGGAACTTGCTCTCTGTGTCTATGGTCTAATAGCTATGGTGGTGGCATGGCGGGAGTCGTTTTTCACTTCTTTGCCCTATCTGCTCATGTACACGATCGGTTATGGTTATGTGGGGGGGCTAACTCTGTGGCAGGCGTGGCAACAACAAGGGAGACAATAG
- a CDS encoding phosphodiester glycosidase family protein, whose amino-acid sequence MAGVVFHFFALSAHVHDRLWLCGGANSVAGVATTRETIGFLLLVLCWWGGAEAGSKIELNGKPYNVPWQQNDKGQIFIQDHWVRRAVGVTFLSSDRPEQQRYQWYGAPTFANSLFVPPSRLLQIDNIKADWRTEITGDTLKIFTPDAKVTEIRRNSTDKGERITLLLSRPTPWQQSQVGNQLTVTVAAETNNPNSPRLTQSTDRITQLQIRPAGKETTIDLQFNPNLIPQVRTLSNPPRLVIDLEENFLPPPQRIAWLPGITWREEWLAVEGKRWQFYGLEINPQQQGISFRPIWANQGMTGTVPLNTIATVNRAVAAINGGFFNRDRQLPVSPIKREGVWYSGAVFERGAVAWNDRHEFTFDRLNYRETITLPDNQKINLTNLNSGFVQKGIARYLPSWGEYTNLTDNETIVTVQDNRVVQNITVATSFTQKFLPPPNGYLLVARQVPEITTLLAPQTLVKGEVSVRPSAFNQLPHLLGGGPLLLQNGKPVADAHKEGFSKTFATQAAPRSVIARLKNNNLLLLTLYPNPTLEETTKILQQLGAVDALNLDGGSSTGLWLGGTTVDKQGETRPVHNALAVFYDTNAGKNSF is encoded by the coding sequence ATGGCGGGAGTCGTTTTTCACTTCTTTGCCCTATCTGCTCATGTACACGATCGGTTATGGTTATGTGGGGGGGCTAACTCTGTGGCAGGCGTGGCAACAACAAGGGAGACAATAGGGTTTTTACTCCTTGTCCTGTGCTGGTGGGGGGGGGCAGAGGCAGGTAGCAAAATTGAACTCAATGGCAAACCCTACAATGTACCCTGGCAACAGAATGATAAGGGGCAGATATTTATCCAAGACCACTGGGTGCGGCGGGCTGTAGGTGTCACATTCTTAAGCTCCGATCGTCCAGAGCAGCAGCGGTATCAGTGGTATGGCGCTCCTACTTTTGCCAACAGTTTGTTTGTCCCCCCTAGTCGGCTCTTGCAAATCGACAACATCAAAGCAGATTGGCGCACAGAAATTACAGGGGATACCTTGAAAATCTTTACCCCCGATGCCAAGGTGACAGAAATTAGACGCAATAGCACCGACAAAGGGGAGCGCATAACCCTGCTCCTCAGTCGTCCTACCCCCTGGCAGCAAAGTCAAGTAGGCAATCAGTTGACTGTGACCGTTGCCGCGGAAACTAATAACCCCAACTCCCCTCGCCTGACCCAGAGCACCGATCGGATAACGCAACTACAAATCCGCCCTGCAGGAAAAGAGACAACTATCGATCTGCAATTCAACCCGAACTTAATTCCCCAGGTGCGCACCCTCAGCAATCCCCCCCGTTTAGTGATTGACCTAGAAGAAAACTTTTTGCCCCCACCCCAGAGAATTGCCTGGTTACCTGGCATTACCTGGCGGGAAGAATGGCTAGCAGTAGAGGGAAAACGCTGGCAGTTTTACGGACTAGAAATCAACCCCCAGCAACAGGGGATTAGCTTTCGCCCCATCTGGGCAAATCAGGGCATGACAGGCACAGTTCCCTTAAATACTATTGCCACTGTCAATAGGGCCGTCGCTGCGATCAATGGGGGATTTTTCAATCGTGACCGCCAACTACCTGTATCGCCGATTAAACGGGAGGGGGTCTGGTACAGTGGCGCAGTGTTTGAGCGGGGGGCAGTTGCCTGGAACGATCGCCATGAATTTACCTTCGATCGCCTCAACTACAGGGAAACGATTACCTTGCCGGACAACCAAAAAATTAACTTAACCAATCTCAACAGTGGCTTTGTCCAAAAAGGGATTGCCCGCTATCTACCCAGCTGGGGAGAATACACCAACTTGACGGATAACGAAACGATCGTGACTGTCCAGGACAACCGCGTTGTGCAGAATATCACTGTTGCTACTAGTTTCACCCAGAAATTTCTACCTCCCCCTAACGGCTATCTGTTAGTAGCTAGACAGGTGCCTGAAATCACAACCCTCCTGGCTCCCCAAACCCTGGTCAAGGGGGAGGTCAGTGTCCGTCCCTCTGCTTTTAATCAACTGCCCCATTTGTTGGGTGGCGGTCCTTTACTCTTGCAGAACGGCAAACCTGTTGCCGATGCCCACAAAGAAGGTTTTAGTAAAACTTTCGCTACCCAAGCTGCTCCCCGCAGTGTCATTGCTAGGCTAAAAAATAACAACTTACTTTTGCTCACCCTTTACCCTAACCCCACCCTAGAGGAAACGACCAAAATTCTGCAACAACTAGGAGCAGTGGATGCCCTCAACTTAGATGGCGGTAGTTCGACAGGTCTATGGCTTGGTGGTACTACTGTGGACAAGCAGGGAGAGACGCGACCAGTCCATAACGCTCTTGCTGTATTCTATGACACAAATGCTGGTAAAAATTCCTTTTAA
- the amt gene encoding ammonium transporter — protein MGLELVSADVFLAALSRVPLGTKGNVLDTLWLVLAAGLVFLMQAGFMCLESGLTRSKNSINVAAKNAADFAISVALFWSLGYGLMFGSSAAGWLGVSQFFVSPGTDFKLSAFFLFQLMFCGTATTIVSGAVAERLKFLAYLIISSLCSGLVYPLYGHWVWNGVDQGQALGWLGKLGFIDFAGSTVVHSIGGWISLAVLVIIGPRQGRFDDRGRVQKLHSSNLPMAVLGMLLLWFGWLGFNGGSTLEFNAMVAPIILNTVMGGGGGMLMGIWLSYHRYRILDMDFLINGCLAGLVGVTANCFAISTGSAFVIGAIGAAVMVLVADLLEHYRIDDAVGAIPVHLGAGVWGTLALPLFGDREVINTGLSVWQQLGVQTLGIVVAGVWAFGLTYLVLRLIHPHYPLRVTKQEEEKGLNWAEHKAKTEAYDLVQVMEAHAEGQDLHRRAPVDTFTELGPIALRYNRVMDALQSAQQEILALNDKLKSENLKLAAELDLTRQLQQMILPKEEELKSIANLDISGFMSPAEAVGGDYYDVLRQGERIKISIGDVTGHGIESGVLMIMAQTAISTMCHAAEVDPRRFFQIVNRVLYENVQRMGSDKSMTLIVLDYQDRTLHISGQHEEVIVLRHHGEIERIDTIDLGFPVALTDDITDYVQQYQVTLAPGDIVVLYTDGITEAENPHKELFGIDRLCQVLRENATKTANQIRAAIIQAVDAFIGSNQVYDDITLVVIRQL, from the coding sequence ATGGGTCTGGAACTTGTCTCTGCTGATGTCTTCCTGGCAGCTTTATCCCGCGTACCCCTGGGGACGAAAGGCAACGTGTTAGATACTCTGTGGTTAGTTTTGGCAGCGGGGTTGGTGTTTTTAATGCAAGCAGGCTTTATGTGCCTGGAGTCGGGTTTGACCCGCTCGAAGAACAGCATCAATGTGGCTGCCAAAAATGCCGCTGATTTTGCCATATCTGTGGCTCTGTTTTGGTCTTTAGGCTATGGGCTGATGTTTGGTTCTAGTGCGGCGGGGTGGCTGGGAGTTTCCCAATTTTTTGTCTCTCCTGGGACTGACTTTAAGCTGAGTGCTTTTTTTTTGTTTCAGTTGATGTTCTGTGGCACGGCGACAACTATTGTGTCAGGGGCAGTGGCAGAGCGCTTAAAGTTTCTTGCTTATCTCATCATCAGCAGCTTGTGTTCAGGGCTAGTTTACCCTCTCTATGGCCATTGGGTGTGGAATGGCGTTGATCAGGGACAGGCGCTGGGCTGGCTAGGCAAATTGGGGTTTATTGATTTTGCTGGCTCAACGGTAGTACATAGTATTGGCGGTTGGATTTCTCTAGCGGTGCTGGTGATCATTGGCCCACGGCAGGGACGATTTGACGATCGGGGCAGGGTACAAAAACTCCACAGCTCCAATCTCCCCATGGCAGTTTTGGGCATGCTGCTATTGTGGTTTGGTTGGTTGGGCTTCAATGGCGGCAGTACCCTGGAATTCAATGCCATGGTTGCCCCCATCATTCTCAATACAGTTATGGGGGGCGGTGGCGGCATGTTGATGGGTATTTGGTTGAGCTATCACCGCTACCGCATTTTGGATATGGATTTTTTAATCAATGGTTGTCTGGCGGGTCTGGTGGGGGTGACAGCCAATTGTTTTGCTATCTCCACGGGTTCAGCCTTTGTGATCGGCGCGATCGGGGCGGCGGTCATGGTTTTAGTCGCCGACCTGTTGGAGCACTACCGCATCGATGATGCTGTGGGTGCAATTCCTGTGCACCTGGGGGCAGGGGTGTGGGGGACGCTAGCATTGCCCTTGTTTGGCGATCGGGAAGTAATTAACACAGGTTTGTCAGTCTGGCAACAGTTGGGTGTTCAGACTTTAGGCATAGTCGTGGCGGGGGTGTGGGCTTTTGGCTTGACCTATCTGGTTTTGCGTTTGATTCATCCCCACTATCCCCTACGGGTAACGAAGCAGGAAGAGGAAAAGGGGTTAAACTGGGCAGAACACAAGGCAAAGACAGAAGCTTACGACCTTGTTCAGGTTATGGAAGCCCACGCGGAGGGGCAAGACCTGCATCGGCGCGCACCCGTAGATACCTTTACGGAGTTGGGACCAATCGCTCTGCGCTACAACCGTGTCATGGATGCCCTGCAGAGTGCCCAGCAGGAAATCCTAGCCCTCAATGACAAGTTAAAGTCAGAAAATCTCAAACTAGCGGCGGAACTAGACCTCACCCGTCAGCTACAGCAGATGATCCTACCCAAGGAGGAGGAGCTAAAAAGTATTGCCAATTTAGATATTTCAGGGTTTATGTCCCCAGCAGAAGCCGTGGGGGGTGACTACTACGATGTGCTGCGGCAGGGGGAGAGAATCAAAATTAGCATTGGCGACGTTACAGGGCACGGTATAGAAAGTGGGGTATTGATGATCATGGCGCAGACAGCAATTAGTACCATGTGTCATGCGGCGGAAGTTGACCCTAGGCGATTTTTCCAGATTGTCAATCGGGTGCTCTACGAAAACGTGCAGCGCATGGGTTCAGACAAAAGTATGACCCTGATCGTTTTGGATTACCAAGACCGTACCCTACATATCAGTGGTCAGCATGAAGAAGTTATTGTCCTGCGCCACCATGGGGAAATAGAACGGATTGATACCATTGACCTGGGTTTTCCCGTGGCCCTTACAGATGACATCACCGACTATGTGCAGCAATACCAAGTTACGCTTGCTCCTGGGGATATTGTTGTGCTCTATACCGATGGCATTACAGAGGCAGAGAATCCGCACAAGGAGTTATTCGGCATCGATCGGCTGTGCCAGGTGCTGCGGGAGAACGCTACTAAAACCGCCAATCAAATCAGAGCTGCCATCATCCAGGCTGTGGATGCGTTCATTGGCAGTAACCAGGTTTACGACGACATCACCCTTGTGGTGATCAGGCAACTCTGA
- a CDS encoding MFS transporter codes for MTLMQSLPLTRNFNFLSIWLSQVFSQIADKIYLVFTIALISQQLFNEGTEIRPFVTGVMVAFTIPAILFGSLAGVFVDRWSKKWVLIASNLLRGTLILLLPVVMGLLGKGVKAYGVLLVITFLVSTLTQFFTPAEQSAITLVVQRDQLLTANSVYATTVMGALILGFAVGKPALELADRILGIWGKEVLVGGCYTLAGVILLSLVTGERERGHSQPHIWTDLQEGFAYVQTQPLVQGALVQLVTTYSVIAALTVLAVQIAEQMPQLRADDFGYLLSVSSVGIALAAGILARFGQILPYRRTTLYGTIGMAIALALLSLTAKDLFPALITTTLIGVFAGLCAIPMQTLIQEKTPEQLRGKVFGLQNNIINVALSLPLALAGVAESYFGLTIVLWSLALVALAGGLWSWSIMVK; via the coding sequence ATGACCTTAATGCAGTCCCTGCCTCTCACTCGCAATTTCAATTTTCTCTCCATTTGGTTGTCCCAGGTCTTTTCCCAAATTGCGGACAAGATTTACCTGGTGTTCACGATCGCTTTGATTTCTCAACAACTGTTTAACGAGGGCACAGAAATTCGCCCTTTTGTTACGGGAGTGATGGTAGCTTTCACAATCCCAGCTATTCTGTTCGGCTCCCTGGCGGGGGTATTCGTCGATCGGTGGTCAAAAAAATGGGTGTTAATTGCTTCCAATTTGCTACGGGGGACGTTAATTTTGCTGCTGCCCGTGGTGATGGGGCTGTTGGGCAAGGGAGTAAAAGCCTATGGCGTGTTGTTGGTTATTACCTTCCTAGTCTCCACATTGACCCAGTTTTTTACACCCGCTGAGCAATCGGCAATTACTTTGGTGGTGCAGCGGGACCAACTCCTGACCGCCAATTCTGTCTATGCGACGACGGTCATGGGGGCACTCATCTTGGGCTTTGCTGTAGGTAAACCTGCCTTAGAACTGGCTGACCGAATTTTGGGCATTTGGGGCAAGGAAGTGCTGGTGGGGGGCTGTTATACCCTAGCGGGGGTGATTTTGCTGTCCTTGGTAACAGGGGAGAGGGAAAGGGGGCACAGCCAACCCCATATCTGGACAGACCTGCAGGAAGGATTTGCCTATGTCCAAACTCAACCCCTCGTGCAGGGAGCATTAGTACAGTTGGTCACTACCTATTCTGTCATTGCCGCTTTGACAGTGCTGGCTGTGCAAATTGCTGAACAGATGCCCCAGTTGCGGGCGGATGATTTTGGTTACTTACTGTCGGTTTCCAGTGTGGGGATTGCCCTTGCCGCAGGAATTCTAGCCCGCTTTGGCCAGATCCTCCCCTACCGCCGCACCACCCTCTATGGCACGATCGGAATGGCAATTGCCCTGGCTCTACTTTCCCTGACAGCCAAAGATTTGTTCCCTGCTCTGATTACTACTACCCTGATTGGGGTCTTTGCCGGTTTGTGTGCAATCCCTATGCAGACTCTAATTCAGGAAAAAACCCCCGAACAACTGCGGGGAAAGGTGTTTGGCTTACAAAACAATATCATCAATGTGGCTCTCAGTTTGCCCTTGGCTTTGGCGGGAGTGGCAGAATCCTATTTCGGCCTAACGATCGTGCTCTGGAGTCTGGCACTGGTGGCTCTGGCGGGGGGACTGTGGAGTTGGTCAATTATGGTCAAATAG
- the recO gene encoding DNA repair protein RecO yields the protein MARTYRATGINLKGMPLGEKDKLLTVLTKEYGLIRVVAPGARKYGSKLGGRAELFVVNDLLITQGRTLDRITQAETQESFLVLGQNLAKLTCAQYLAEIVLKQALTDQPQVELFSVFTDLLHRIQSQAESPHTLPIFVQGIYRLLALAGFAPQLYRCCISQELWDFSRAAGRKIPFSVVGGGVVKPGVSAPVSHYLTAQELRVLQTLAAKELPPEVLSLSIDSWLVLERVLRAYTQYHLEMHLQSADLIDRCFPV from the coding sequence ATGGCTAGGACCTATCGGGCAACGGGGATAAATCTGAAGGGGATGCCCCTGGGAGAAAAGGACAAGCTCTTGACTGTATTGACCAAGGAATATGGGTTGATTCGGGTAGTAGCGCCAGGGGCAAGGAAGTATGGCTCCAAGTTGGGGGGGCGGGCAGAACTGTTTGTCGTCAATGATTTGCTCATCACCCAGGGGCGCACCCTCGATCGCATCACCCAGGCAGAGACCCAGGAGAGCTTTTTAGTCCTGGGGCAGAACTTAGCCAAATTGACCTGTGCCCAATACCTGGCAGAAATTGTCCTCAAACAGGCGTTGACTGATCAGCCCCAGGTAGAATTATTCAGTGTTTTTACTGACCTATTGCACCGCATACAAAGCCAAGCGGAGTCACCCCATACTTTGCCCATATTTGTCCAGGGCATTTACCGTCTCTTGGCCCTAGCTGGTTTTGCGCCTCAGTTGTACCGTTGTTGTATTTCCCAGGAGTTGTGGGACTTCTCCAGGGCAGCAGGCAGGAAAATCCCCTTTAGTGTGGTGGGGGGTGGTGTGGTCAAGCCAGGGGTGAGCGCCCCCGTTAGCCATTATCTCACTGCCCAGGAGTTACGGGTATTGCAAACTCTGGCGGCCAAAGAGTTACCCCCAGAAGTGTTATCGTTATCGATCGATTCTTGGCTAGTATTGGAAAGGGTGTTACGCGCCTATACCCAGTATCATCTGGAAATGCACCTGCAATCAGCTGATCTCATCGATCGTTGTTTCCCTGTATGA
- a CDS encoding ABC transporter ATP-binding protein encodes MLSVVNLTVDYDGVQALAGIDLEVNQGEIVTLIGANGAGKTTTLKAISGLVQIRSGSIYYQGQLLNRVPPHQRLHLGIAHCPEGRHILQKQTVKVNLELGAFIRSDRTAIAQDMERMFTLFPRLGERQNQLAGTLSGGEQQMLAIARALMSRPQLLLLDEPSLGLAPQIVQDIFRVIQELNQAGMTILLVEQNAKLALEIADRGYVLEAGEIKCSGADLLHDPRVQLAYLG; translated from the coding sequence ATGCTGTCAGTTGTCAATCTCACGGTGGATTATGATGGTGTCCAAGCCCTAGCAGGCATTGACCTAGAGGTGAATCAAGGGGAAATTGTCACTCTGATTGGTGCCAACGGAGCAGGGAAAACTACCACGCTTAAAGCAATTTCGGGGTTAGTGCAAATCCGATCGGGTTCAATCTACTATCAAGGTCAGCTACTCAACCGCGTACCACCCCACCAGCGCCTGCACCTAGGTATTGCCCATTGTCCTGAGGGACGGCATATTCTGCAAAAACAAACTGTGAAAGTGAACCTAGAGTTAGGAGCGTTTATCCGATCGGACCGCACTGCCATTGCCCAAGATATGGAGAGAATGTTTACCCTCTTTCCCCGCTTGGGAGAACGACAGAATCAGCTAGCAGGTACGCTGAGCGGCGGTGAACAACAGATGTTGGCGATCGCTAGGGCTTTGATGTCCCGCCCCCAACTGCTCCTCCTGGATGAACCTAGTTTAGGGCTAGCTCCCCAAATCGTCCAAGACATCTTCCGCGTAATTCAGGAGCTGAACCAGGCAGGCATGACAATTCTTCTAGTGGAACAAAATGCTAAATTGGCACTGGAGATTGCCGATCGGGGTTATGTCCTGGAAGCAGGGGAAATTAAATGTAGTGGCGCTGACCTCCTCCATGACCCTAGGGTACAACTTGCCTACCTGGGGTAG
- a CDS encoding isocitrate/isopropylmalate dehydrogenase family protein — translation MGYPVTLIRGDGIGPEVAQAMQTVVDATGVGIDWTIVDAGVDVMEQYGTPLPDHVLESIRRTKVAIKGPITTPVGSGFRSVNVAIRKELDLYANLRPARSMVGVKSPFTNIDLVVVRENTEDLYAGIEFQQGTEENDKARDFLSTLSGKKIREDSAIGVKPISIFGSRRIVRFAFEYAKKNGRRKVTAVHKANIMKFTDGLFLEVAREVAQNYPEIEFEDRIVDNMCMQLMQKPELYDVLVLPNLYGDIISDLTAGMVGGLGVAPGANIGDEYAVFEAIHGSAPKYAGQDKVNPTALILSACLMLRYLGEETAASRVQKAVETVIAEGKHVTYDLAPPGVTPVGTQAMAKAIGDVVAKS, via the coding sequence ATGGGCTACCCCGTAACCCTCATTCGTGGCGATGGTATTGGTCCTGAAGTGGCACAGGCAATGCAAACTGTTGTCGATGCCACGGGGGTAGGGATTGACTGGACAATAGTCGATGCCGGTGTAGATGTGATGGAGCAATATGGTACTCCTTTACCTGACCATGTCCTAGAATCTATCCGCCGCACCAAAGTTGCTATCAAAGGTCCAATTACCACCCCTGTGGGGTCTGGGTTCCGCTCTGTCAACGTTGCTATTAGAAAGGAACTCGACCTCTATGCCAATCTCAGACCAGCCCGATCGATGGTGGGGGTCAAAAGCCCATTTACCAACATTGACTTGGTCGTAGTGCGGGAAAATACCGAAGACCTTTACGCTGGTATTGAATTTCAACAGGGGACAGAGGAAAACGACAAAGCCAGGGACTTTCTCAGCACCCTCTCAGGTAAAAAGATCAGAGAAGACAGTGCGATCGGTGTGAAGCCAATTTCCATCTTTGGCAGTCGTCGCATCGTGCGATTTGCCTTTGAATACGCTAAGAAGAACGGCAGAAGAAAAGTCACAGCCGTACACAAAGCCAACATCATGAAGTTTACTGATGGTCTGTTTTTAGAAGTAGCACGGGAAGTAGCACAAAACTACCCGGAAATTGAATTTGAAGACCGCATTGTAGACAACATGTGTATGCAATTGATGCAAAAGCCTGAGTTGTATGATGTATTAGTCTTACCTAATCTGTATGGTGATATTATTTCCGATTTGACAGCGGGGATGGTAGGGGGATTAGGAGTTGCTCCAGGTGCTAACATTGGCGATGAGTATGCTGTCTTTGAAGCAATCCACGGTTCTGCTCCCAAGTATGCAGGGCAAGATAAAGTAAATCCCACAGCTCTCATTCTCTCTGCTTGTCTGATGTTGCGTTACCTAGGGGAAGAAACCGCTGCTAGCAGGGTACAAAAGGCTGTGGAAACTGTGATTGCTGAAGGTAAACATGTCACCTACGACCTTGCTCCCCCCGGTGTAACTCCTGTCGGTACTCAAGCCATGGCAAAAGCGATCGGGGATGTTGTGGCGAAAAGCTAA